The Onychomys torridus chromosome X, mOncTor1.1, whole genome shotgun sequence genomic interval TTAGTGGACCACATTACAGTTCAAATACAAGGCATAAAAATTTCATGCCCTTGTTTTGATGAAGAAATTATAAAAGCAAGACATAATCAGGAGGATCAGGCATTCAAattcatccttagctacacagatAATTTGATGCCAACTTTAGCTGCCTCATACCATGTATCAACAAAAATGAGgcatgggggaaagagagctaagGGAGAGtttaaggaaagaggaagggtaaaggagaaagagaagaagagggcaagagaaaggaatgggaagaagagaaggaagagagcaaagaaaagaaatgtcacaagaaaaatactcaaaaataaatgcatattctTTTCATCATGATTCATGTTTCTGAAGGACTTATGCTCACTGTTGAGACCTTAAATGGAGTGAAAAGTACTTTAAGATAATAACATTATCTTGAAGTAAAAACATTACATCTAGAATAATGTGTACTATTTATTATAAAGGAGGGCTCTGCATCATAAATAAGGAGTGAAAAGAACTTTATAATAACATTATCTTAAAGATAAAAACATCGCATCTAGAATACTGTGTACTGTTACAAAGGAGGACATTGTACATTTCCCGAGATTTCACAGGCAGCAGAAACCCTTGGCCTAGTTTCCATGACAAACATCTGAATGCGTGACTTCCCGTAACTGTTCTGTTTCGTGCACTCTGCAtgcctcttccccctcccccgtTCCTGCTTTCTCTCCACTGGCCTGAATGGGGCCCACACAGTGCAGATCACATAATAGTCATCATTTTGCAAAGCTCAGCCCGGGTCTGTTTGAATCTAAGTCATGTCAGTCTTTGAGCTGAACACATTTATTGTTGTACCTTCCTTTCAGCTTTACTTACAGTAGGGACGTGTTGCCTTAGGCATGGTCAGGAACACTTCTGGCCCACTCAGACTGTTTACTACCTGGCCACAGTTAGCTACCTGCTGTGTAGCACGTAATCAGCTCCAGTTTCCTATGTGAGCTAATCATGTCATTATGATTCCCAGACAAAGAACATCAGGGTGACAGGCTGTAGGAAAGAGAAGCAAAGACTCCTCTTCCTGGCTAGTAACTGGGATACTAGTTCTTGTGTAATGTTGATGACTGAAGTCACTTTAGGGTAGGGAGAAATATGGAACAGCTCTTATGATTGTGTTCACAGAATAAATAGTGTGAGAGAGGCATTCACAGAATTGTGCCAAAGCATCACTGCCTAAGGCTGATACACAGATGTGCTGGCATTGACAGTGCAAATACCTTCTTCAAATTCAACTGTTTAGCTGAGGTTTAGTGCAAATTTTCCCCCTCGAGAAACCTTTATCCCATGAACTTTTAATGATCTGATTGCTACTACCCTCTTTAGAATGATCAGAAAATAAGATTTGCAGGCTCTTCAGTGACCATATTCTTTGGTGACAGCAAGGCATTTTGACATTACTACGGCTTGATGATGGATTAAGCAGGGCTGCTCAGACCAGGAATATATTTGATACATTTTGTCTTTCCTGACCACCATCCTGGGGGATTTCCATGCCAATAGCTCACAGAGAGGTATTCTATGATTTTTCCCTGTGATTGTCATTTAATAACTCATGTTTTCTTGGAGTGGCATTGTCTACCCATGCAAGCTAATTCAGTTAaagtctttttattatttgtttttagttgtaTCATGTAATTTGCTTACTAAACAGTGCGTTTCCATAGCATGTTTTTGTACATCCTCAGTTTTGGTTAACCCATCTACACTTGTGAACATTATCTGGAGTCAATGGAAAGTGTGTTGGAGGACATTGAATCACCATGAATAATTTTACTACCCATAGAAAGGCATCAAAATGTCTGTTTTCTCAGCTACCCTCTATATTAATGAAAAAATCTTTCAGATTTATTattgaaaaactattttaaaatcctATGTAGAAGTTAATGTCATCACACAGTTGCCTGGTTTAATGATATCACTGAAAACTGATGACCCTTCAACCTAACCTTTGACCCTATCTTCATAGGGTCAGGTAAATACTAGCTGAGGGAAGTGATGAGACCAGTCATTCAAATAAAGCTTTATGACATTAAGTTTACCTAAGGAAAGCAAACAGCAGAATGTTGAGAGAAATAACATTGTGGAGATATTTAGAGtatataaagaatataaatataaagaattgGAGAAATAAAATATCCAGAGGATTTAGCTTAAAACTTTGGAGTTTATTCATAGAGTCCTTTAAAACGTATAGTGTAGGTCAGTCAAGGCCCATCAGGCCCTATTGCTATGGAAATCAGCACTCTTGACCCACCCCTCCCCCCTTATAAGCCCTGACGCTGAAATGACGTCATCACCAGGCACCAATACTCATTTCCGTCTTGCTGCCTCAGGCTTTCCTCAGAGCCACCTGAGGCCTTCCGGCTGCGCTCTGGCGGGGGGGGTCTTCCTGTCTTCTGAACTCAGGGACTGTGCGTTCTCGCCCTGTCATCTGAGTAGGTACAGGAGCTGCTGAGACTATTGTGTTCAAGCGCCCGCCATGGCTGAAGCGTCCTCGAAAGTGCAACAGAACTATGACCACGACTGCGAGGACGCTGTCAACACCCACATCCAGCAGCAGCTCTATGCCTCCTTTGTGTACTTGTCTATGGCCTCCTGCTTTGACCGTGATGACGTGGCCCTGGAGAACTTAAAATGTTTCTTCCTGAGCAAGTCACAGAAATGCAAGGCCAGTGCCGAGATGTTCATGTTCCTGCAGAATAAATGTGGAGGCAGCATCGTTCTTCATAACATCCCAAGACCGGACCGCAACAGTTGGCATGGGGGCATCCACGCTATGGAGTGTGCCCTCCACATGGAGATGACCACCAACCAGAGCCTGCTGAACCTGCATGAATTGGCCAAGGGAAAAGGCAGCACCTTCCTCTGCGACTTCCTAGAGAATCACTGTCTGGATGAGCAGGTCCAAGTTCTGAAGGAGCTGAGCAGCAATCTGAGCAGTCTGCGCCAGATGGAGGATCCAGACAACGGCTTGGCTGAACACCTCTTGGACAAGCTCAGCCTGTCCTAAAGGCTCAAGTGGACTGGACTGGATGTCCCCACTGCCAGGGGTTCATCCTCTGGTAATTACATCTGATGTTCCTGTTGCTTCTGAAGCAAGTTCACTGTTGtttgaaataaatttgttttcagCAAAATTAAAGTATCAAGTTGATGAGTAACCGCTTATCATTAGCTTGGAAGGGAAAAGGCTTCTCAACAGAAGTGTTAGACCTCTGCTCCACTGAGGGGAAGGTCTCCCCaatgcaagtgttacagctctgaagagaaaggtatcctggcaatGGGGAGCCAAGGCACACCGAACAACAAACTTCACACGAGATTTATCGGGAGGGAAAaaaccaggagggtggctgcctctaaTCAGGGAAGAAGCAGCAGGTAACTGAAGAAAAGAAGGCAAAATTTATACAAAGTATCTTGGGATGACGGAGGGGGTGGAGCTTTCAAGCATGGCCTggaattgggatttttttttgtggcCTGATCTTGGCTTAGTGATTGGTGGGATTCTGTTGCTTGGCCCTAGTTTTTGGCTTGGGGGtcaagtcagggtcagggtgtttttccttTGCCCTGGACTTGGGATCAAGTCATAGTAAgagttttctttccttggtcCCTTTACCCTACACTGAGTGTGGCTTAATTTTTATAGTGCTTGTCTAGTATTCAGTGTGGTGATatcgtgttccccaaaatattgtgcaccctaataaacttatctggggtcagagaacagaacagccactagatagacatagaggccagaaaatggtgatgcacacacatttaatcctagcattccaaaggcagagatctgtctgtatctctgtgagttcaaagccacactggaaacagccaggcatggtgacacacgcctttaatcccagggagtgatggcagaaagcagaatggtatttaagatgtgaggaccagaaatattaatgcagagggaagattatattggaatggatatttttaccaaataaactgaataaaaaatttaaaacttatgtggaaaaaaatctctgacttaattttgaaaggaaaattgagacttagtcaattagcaggaatagatccagcagaaattgtcatacctttaactaaggaggacattgaaaaattatggacagaaagtgaatcttggcaaagagcttgcagtaattttttgggagaaattaacagcaaatatcccaaaagcgatagaattgatcttataaagagagctggtTGGATTTTGCCTCAAATCGTATGggaaaacccatatctggagttcggacattttatacagatgccaacaaacaaggaaaagcaggttacaaatcagaaaatttaagtaaagtggttcaaagtccttataattcagttcaaaaatcggaattgtatgctattctgttgttattaatgaatttttcagaacctctcaacatagttattgactctcagtatgctgaaagagtggtatgacatattgagactgcagaatttattctTGATgcatcagaattaacttcactatttattcaattacaagatacaatcagggaaaggagtcatcctttatatataactcacatccaatcccatactggtctgccaggccctctagcacaaggtaatgatgagattgataaattattgatagaaaatgtgctggaggcctcagaatttcataaaaaacaccatgtcaatagtaaaggtttaaaaaggattttttctccagggctggagagatggctcagaggttaagagcactgactgctcttccagaagtcccgagttcaattcccagcacccacatggtggcttacaaccatctgtaatgagatctggtatcctcttctggcctgcagtcatacatgctgtatacataataaataaataaatcttttgggaaaaaaaaaaggatttttctgtaacctggcaacaagccaaggaaattgtaaggaaatgtcctacttgttccttttacaatcagatgccattaccagcaggatgtaacccaaagggtactcagaggaatgaaatctggcagatggatgtgtttcactttgcagaatttggaaaattgaaatatgtacaccataccattgatacttattcaggattttaatgggcgactgctttgagttctgaaaaagctgattctgtaatcacacatttgctagaagttatggccatcatgagtATACCTGCATAAATTAAaattgacaatgctccagcatatgtctctgttaaaatgaaacagctttttgcttattacaatataaagcatattacaggtataccacataatcctacaggccaagcagtcatagaaagatcaaacagaactctaaaagatatgctaaataagcagaaaggggtaacaaaacccccaagaagtagattgcataatgctctattaactttgaattttctcaatgctaatgagaaaggaacaacagctgcagagagacattggaaaatagaaaaaactacagaattaaatgagcctatatactttaaggatgtgctgacctcagaatggaaaccaggatatgtgttaagttggggacaaggttttgcttctgtttctataggagaagataagctgtggataccatcaaaattgataaaggtttgatttgaacaagagagacctcttaattagaggaggtgatagttcatcaaccagcatccaatttaaactaacttagaGCACTAActcatgccttttcatttaatcagataataaCTTGCtgaaagggaacctccccaaaattagtcttggggaaaggtttttgttttttaggagaatgaaggctaaggaatctgaagaacactggataaatgagacaactgaagaaaaaggacaaatcatctgtcccaagaaaaagaataaaatggcctattggtatatcatctacaaaatttcataaatcttcctaaatgtttgtttctgctcttctctaaaaaaattaacactattggtcttcttgtagtcccagttcaattaaaatttaaagctgactttggagttggagaatggctctctctttctttaaactcgagcatgttgttaaaaggaaaatgcaaactccctgtatcatgccagaagaaagagccatcttctgacatgggacaggagaaaaaccaaattaattaagggactattctattactaatctcaattctttggttctattctgattctttaaacttttcttaaagtatgtatatcaaaatttacaagattaatatatatatattttaaaactttttaaagatattaatggtcatatagagtactaattctatAAAAAAgacttcaattagctgcctatatatgtctttgtgttcgagtcttttatcagttttctgcaggaaatcacagctggcctaacatcaactgaaatctccaagAAGAAGATgaggccccacaacaacaattccacatggacaataataataccactaagatgacaaacatcatctacagatcagctttggactacagagtgctcagagcaattttgagggggctagctgagatgatccagtttcaaagactacttgaataaggatttgagataagccctgaactttggtattatgcacagactggataacaaaggatatagctacctttcctagaatttgacaattaaccccaaatttttcttttcagaataaagataccttcacccatacccagcaatGTTAAGAATataacgcccacattcccaagaggtggtgtGAGGctggtggttttttggtcttttaatgggttttaggtctgggatagttttcattgtttaggagggttggttacaagtttttgttaagggttaggaaaaaggctaagcaaaggagattagatttaaggttcttgtttaaaaaaaacaacaatgactagttttaaatactttacagtggattggatttttgtataatgtatacaaattatatatattgagattgatattgttagaaaatgccatacgtatatttctaatcttgctcgagatattgtacttacaccgttcatttaacaatgtaatgcaatttgctgatccttgaatattattattaccaactattaggatataaagaaatgaaagttagtagttagacactacaatcgaacttgtagtcatattaggtatgttttcaagattgagaaGATATAATTTAgacagacaggtcatcttcaaacccttcagagattcacacaatatggcatttaaaatgttttaataatttataaaacttttcttttttgttatgactttgagacatgtcggctcctggcagcaccaatctacttcagagaaaatatgggcattgaagaaactgcataaggagttaactttcattgtggcaaaagttagccagtggacaacaaagtatccttgaatcaactgctgacaaacaggacagacaggacatgaaacaaaggactactgattcttgccaaaacaagtgtggttgtggctttaacaaaaggcatcatctgaggccaggacaatatggcaccatccctgacgtgagtggcctttgcaatctgtaaaaggcaccatgcccttttctttgaaggcagctgaacagggagtgggccaatggcttctgatgtgcagtggtacagcagctgaaatagttattcttgaagagtaactaagctcactcctatcaatagtagactggcatttaatagagggatgtggagaagaatgagatgccaagatgaagccacttatacacagccaagaagaatggacagctgaattaaaaaaaaatcaacaaatcccagaatttaaaatcctgaatcaagACATGattggaattcaggtgtttctggtatgTGGACtgttctcaccaaatgtgaggtcgaactgttgaccttgtgtacatcccacttcacaaatgagtctgtcagatacgttaagcctataggctgaagatgatgccccaacactgtggagaaaccttaggtgactgtccaggcagctggctgtttctgttaatttacattttttttggaagctgcttgcatgcacttcctgtttgtattttttattaggtaatattatttcattcttgtgtctctgagggagttgaagattagttagttatagttgaagattagatagttatagttttccttgttaagaatttcagaaaagaaactcactaaagaagattggaaaagcaggggttggggatttagctcagtgatagagtgctcgcttagcaagcacaaggccctgggttaaatcctcagctcaaaaaaacaaaaacaaaaaaaacaaaacaacaaaaaccaagattggaaaagcacagggacaaatggccaatcgaatggaaacacatgaattatgaaccaaaggctgtggagcccccaactggatcaggccctctggataagtgagacaattgaatagcttgaactgtttgggaggcatccaagctgtgggaccaggacctgtccttagtgcatgagctggctgtttggaaccttgggcttacacagggtcactttgctcagcctggaaggaggggactggacctgcctgtactgaatccacaaggtttaaatgaatccccaggggagtcttggccctggaagagatgagaATAGAGGGGAGGAGCTGGCGGGAAGgttggggcgggggcaggaggggggaggacaggggaacctatggctgatgtataaaattaaagcacaagtataataaataacaaaaaaaacaggtgtaagtgtataaatttgaaagatgttataagatagttctgttagaaatacaagttaggatcaaaagtgaatcaggtacattttggacttaccaaaat includes:
- the LOC118573645 gene encoding ferritin heavy polypeptide-like 17; the encoded protein is MAEASSKVQQNYDHDCEDAVNTHIQQQLYASFVYLSMASCFDRDDVALENLKCFFLSKSQKCKASAEMFMFLQNKCGGSIVLHNIPRPDRNSWHGGIHAMECALHMEMTTNQSLLNLHELAKGKGSTFLCDFLENHCLDEQVQVLKELSSNLSSLRQMEDPDNGLAEHLLDKLSLS